One window of Sphingobacteriales bacterium genomic DNA carries:
- a CDS encoding T9SS type A sorting domain-containing protein, with protein MKVLKSFVVCQLLICSIIANAATDKYRLVWSTDNTATTMTVGWCQPSGNSPVVCYGTSDLGTNWSLYPNQHAPDRSVDSYLGMNHRFARLANLLPNTNYYFVIKDSDGVSNRYWFRTLPADPTMPLSVIAGGDSRNNQVPRQNANLLVSKIRPHFVAFGGDMVELGTSGEWQGWMDDWQLTISPDGRMYPVVVARGNHELDNGILHSMFDTPSSDMYFALTFGGNLLRLYTLNTEIVVSGTQGLWLVNDLETHPDLQWKIAQYHRSTRPHTTSKSNIEAQYEAWSVPFYQHGVQLVVECDAHVVKNTYPIRPTYTDGHEEGFIRDDCRGTVYIGEGCWGAPLRSNNYIRNWTRAHGSFNEFKWLHVYPNRIEVRTVMVDNATTVGSVSDAQPFTPPANLQLWTMPDGEQVLVVDKYENQRPQLQIISPQPEVCYTNSGTIFFNVNATDPNGNGIQHVAFYGNGQLLHTDYSPPFTYSWSPAQVGTHTVSIEAVNNDNICSDMPPFKVYTYSKTVSTRIKTAEDDAEQNGSTMDLYDSDLDLGESGYIGLRFTNLAIPRGARITNATLSFMIQELSIAFGALTINAQNADNALPFTTASNNISSRSVTEHPVSWTPPTWLTVGSFQTTTNLNSMVQQIVNRPGWSENNALVFIVSGTTFGGRDAMSFDAGGTTLLNIEFDFNNENYTPPNLGPDYTFCHDYVYTLQAGTGYASYLWNYNPAWNTPSLQATASGIYTVQVTYPQSQLAVAVDQVSLDFLPPLPLNLGNPMIEACFNNGYMMLDAGPYFIDYFWSTGSIEQSILVTQPGTYSVEVVDANGCTASDVITVEPIIHTTLQPLITSGSFFNLYQIHTTGGTAPYTYQWNNSGYVSSQLLPNGNLQLLASANTAINVTITDAVGCSNQLTYLPPTTANQPVISLFSVTPTATETATTGSINITVTGGTPPYTYLWSNGATTQNISALAKGWYIVTVTDNAGQSVTGYYWVPNVQTRGSKTTEPDAYLTIFPNPVLETAIIEYATFLHQSTANLTLYNTYGQPVRNYRQLPATGRVPLETSDLPAGLYYLHLSDDFTSGIEQFKIVVLR; from the coding sequence ATGAAAGTCCTGAAATCTTTTGTCGTTTGCCAGTTATTAATTTGCAGCATCATTGCCAATGCAGCTACCGACAAATATCGTTTGGTCTGGAGTACAGACAATACAGCAACCACGATGACGGTAGGCTGGTGTCAACCTTCCGGAAACAGTCCGGTGGTTTGTTACGGAACTTCAGACTTAGGCACCAACTGGTCGTTATATCCCAATCAACATGCTCCCGACAGAAGCGTTGACAGTTATTTGGGCATGAATCACCGCTTTGCCCGGCTCGCCAATTTGCTGCCAAATACCAACTATTATTTTGTCATTAAAGACAGCGATGGCGTTAGTAACCGTTATTGGTTTCGTACTCTGCCGGCTGACCCTACCATGCCACTCTCTGTCATTGCCGGCGGAGACAGCCGGAACAATCAGGTGCCTCGTCAAAATGCCAATCTGTTAGTCAGCAAAATTCGCCCCCATTTCGTTGCTTTTGGCGGGGATATGGTGGAATTAGGCACTTCGGGAGAATGGCAGGGATGGATGGATGACTGGCAACTGACCATCAGCCCTGACGGAAGGATGTATCCGGTTGTGGTAGCAAGGGGCAATCACGAGTTAGACAATGGCATCCTTCACTCAATGTTCGACACTCCGAGCTCTGATATGTATTTTGCCCTGACATTTGGCGGAAACCTATTGAGGTTATATACTCTCAATACCGAAATTGTCGTGAGCGGCACTCAGGGATTGTGGTTGGTCAATGACCTTGAAACTCATCCTGATTTACAATGGAAAATAGCGCAGTATCACCGCAGTACACGCCCGCATACCACTTCCAAATCAAATATTGAAGCGCAATATGAAGCATGGTCGGTTCCTTTTTACCAACATGGTGTTCAGTTAGTGGTTGAGTGTGATGCGCATGTTGTGAAAAACACCTACCCAATTCGCCCCACCTATACAGACGGGCATGAAGAGGGGTTTATCAGAGACGATTGTCGTGGAACTGTATATATTGGGGAAGGTTGTTGGGGCGCTCCCTTGCGAAGCAACAATTATATACGCAACTGGACACGGGCACACGGTAGTTTTAATGAATTTAAGTGGCTGCATGTCTATCCAAACCGTATCGAGGTGAGAACTGTAATGGTGGACAATGCTACAACTGTGGGCAGTGTGAGCGATGCGCAGCCTTTCACCCCTCCTGCTAATCTTCAGCTTTGGACCATGCCCGATGGAGAACAGGTGTTAGTGGTAGATAAATATGAAAACCAACGCCCTCAGCTTCAAATCATCAGCCCTCAACCAGAGGTTTGCTATACCAATTCCGGCACCATTTTTTTTAATGTCAATGCCACCGACCCCAACGGAAATGGCATCCAACACGTTGCTTTTTACGGAAACGGGCAGTTATTACATACCGACTATTCGCCTCCCTTTACCTATTCATGGTCTCCTGCCCAAGTCGGGACTCATACTGTCAGTATTGAGGCGGTCAACAATGATAATATCTGTTCTGACATGCCGCCGTTTAAAGTTTATACATATTCCAAGACTGTTTCGACCAGAATAAAAACAGCAGAAGATGATGCTGAACAAAATGGCAGCACGATGGACCTTTACGATTCAGATCTCGATTTAGGAGAAAGCGGTTATATCGGGCTTCGTTTCACCAATCTCGCCATTCCTCGCGGAGCAAGGATCACCAATGCTACTTTAAGTTTTATGATTCAAGAGCTGAGTATCGCTTTTGGAGCTTTGACCATCAATGCCCAAAATGCCGATAATGCTCTGCCCTTTACGACTGCCTCCAACAACATTTCTTCAAGGAGCGTTACCGAGCATCCTGTTTCCTGGACACCGCCAACGTGGTTGACAGTTGGCAGTTTTCAAACTACAACCAATCTTAATAGTATGGTTCAACAAATCGTCAACCGCCCGGGATGGTCGGAGAATAATGCCCTTGTATTTATTGTTTCCGGAACTACCTTTGGCGGGCGCGATGCGATGTCTTTTGATGCCGGAGGAACTACTCTGTTGAACATAGAATTTGATTTTAACAACGAAAATTATACTCCCCCTAATTTAGGACCTGATTATACGTTTTGCCATGATTATGTTTATACGCTACAGGCAGGCACAGGCTATGCCTCTTATTTGTGGAACTATAATCCTGCATGGAACACGCCATCCCTACAAGCTACTGCATCTGGTATATATACCGTTCAGGTAACTTATCCTCAAAGCCAGCTTGCTGTGGCAGTTGATCAGGTGAGTCTTGATTTTTTACCTCCGCTTCCTTTAAACCTCGGCAACCCAATGATTGAAGCCTGTTTTAACAACGGATATATGATGTTGGATGCCGGTCCTTATTTTATTGACTATTTCTGGAGCACGGGCTCGATTGAACAATCAATATTGGTTACTCAACCCGGGACCTATTCGGTAGAAGTTGTTGATGCTAATGGTTGTACTGCGTCAGATGTTATTACCGTTGAACCTATTATTCATACGACTCTGCAACCGCTGATTACTTCGGGATCTTTTTTTAATCTGTACCAGATACATACCACCGGCGGCACTGCGCCTTATACTTACCAATGGAACAACTCCGGTTATGTGTCTTCACAACTTTTGCCCAACGGCAACCTGCAATTGCTGGCTTCTGCCAATACGGCAATTAATGTTACCATCACCGATGCCGTGGGTTGCAGCAATCAACTGACTTACCTGCCCCCAACAACCGCAAATCAACCGGTTATTTCGCTGTTTTCAGTAACACCTACTGCTACGGAAACTGCCACTACAGGCAGTATCAATATTACGGTTACAGGGGGAACACCTCCTTATACCTATCTATGGAGCAATGGTGCAACTACCCAAAATATTTCTGCATTAGCCAAAGGCTGGTATATTGTTACAGTTACAGACAATGCAGGACAATCAGTTACGGGCTATTATTGGGTGCCTAATGTTCAGACGCGGGGAAGTAAAACCACCGAACCCGATGCCTACCTGACTATCTTTCCCAATCCGGTTTTGGAAACTGCCATTATTGAGTATGCCACTTTTCTTCATCAGTCAACCGCAAACCTTACTTTATATAATACTTATGGGCAGCCGGTCAGAAACTATCGCCAACTGCCTGCCACCGGCAGAGTGCCTTTAGAAACGTCTGACCTTCCGGCCGGTTTATATTACCTCCACCTTAGCGATGATTTTACTTCCGGAATTGAACAGTTTAAAATTGTCGTTCTGCGCTAA
- the pdxA gene encoding 4-hydroxythreonine-4-phosphate dehydrogenase PdxA, whose protein sequence is MQDEENKKQHKQVPKIIKTKDKSDNPKQENRNKDGREKEQPADKENENSFLPDYNITSATLEQAIHAGKQEDDKSTNDDAGEEKSDKIKIGITIGDINGIGVEVILKTLSDNRILDYCTPIIYGSSRVLSYHRKVLKIDDFTYNIAGAADRIKPHVCNVINCWFEEIPITIGRPNPDVGIYAFKALEMAVKDLQAGHLEAIVTAPVNKHILSTANNKFIGHTEFITQKFDVQESLMFLVSEEIKVGLVTNHLPVKDIARNISPGLIWKKLQIMHTSLIEDFGIQRPKIAILGLNPHAGDGGLIGNEEEKDIMPVINNAKQNNMLVFGPFAADGFFGSQIYRQFDAILAMYHDQGLIPFKTLSFGHGVNFTAGLPIVRTSPDHGTAYDIAGKNIASEDSFRKAMFLALDIVQSRRTHADMYANPLRGADLKRMAGIDFTKDEVIQEEN, encoded by the coding sequence ATGCAAGACGAAGAAAATAAAAAACAACATAAGCAGGTTCCAAAAATAATCAAGACCAAAGATAAATCCGATAATCCTAAACAAGAAAACCGGAATAAAGACGGACGGGAAAAAGAACAACCTGCCGATAAGGAAAACGAAAACAGTTTTTTACCCGATTATAATATTACTTCCGCCACGCTGGAACAGGCCATTCATGCCGGCAAACAAGAAGATGACAAATCAACTAATGACGATGCCGGCGAAGAAAAAAGTGACAAAATTAAAATCGGCATAACCATCGGAGATATCAATGGCATTGGCGTTGAGGTGATACTAAAAACGCTGAGCGATAACCGTATTCTTGATTATTGTACACCAATCATCTACGGCTCTTCCAGAGTGCTATCCTATCACCGAAAAGTTTTGAAAATTGATGATTTTACCTATAATATAGCCGGTGCAGCAGACCGTATCAAGCCTCATGTCTGCAATGTCATCAATTGTTGGTTCGAGGAAATTCCGATTACTATTGGCCGCCCCAATCCTGATGTAGGTATCTATGCCTTTAAAGCACTCGAAATGGCGGTAAAAGATTTACAGGCCGGGCATTTGGAAGCCATTGTTACAGCGCCTGTCAATAAGCATATATTGAGTACTGCCAACAATAAGTTTATTGGGCATACCGAATTTATCACCCAAAAATTTGATGTTCAGGAAAGCCTGATGTTTTTGGTGAGTGAAGAAATAAAAGTAGGTTTAGTTACCAATCATTTGCCCGTAAAGGATATTGCCCGAAACATTAGCCCCGGACTTATCTGGAAAAAGTTGCAAATTATGCATACTTCGTTGATAGAGGATTTTGGAATACAACGGCCTAAAATTGCAATTTTGGGACTAAATCCCCATGCGGGCGATGGCGGACTAATTGGCAACGAAGAAGAAAAAGACATTATGCCGGTTATCAATAACGCCAAACAAAACAACATGCTTGTTTTTGGCCCGTTTGCCGCAGACGGCTTCTTTGGCTCACAAATTTACCGTCAGTTTGATGCCATTCTCGCCATGTATCACGATCAAGGATTGATTCCCTTTAAAACGCTGAGCTTTGGTCATGGAGTCAATTTTACGGCAGGGCTTCCCATAGTCCGAACCTCTCCCGATCACGGAACTGCTTATGATATTGCCGGTAAAAACATTGCTTCGGAAGATTCGTTCCGAAAAGCCATGTTTTTAGCACTCGATATTGTGCAAAGCCGCCGAACCCATGCAGATATGTATGCCAACCCTCTGAGAGGGGCAGACCTGAAACGAATGGCAGGGATAGACTTCACCAAAGATGAGGTGATACAGGAAGAGAACTAA
- a CDS encoding leucyl aminopeptidase — translation MELKSVAKIQDNVSVVYIADDHTLWEQLGFNEEQLGFIKKQVAAEAFPIVVNDYHKLRIISYFKKENDVHIAHENCRIAAADATQLLNKYKTTEAVISNESSIPNAAWHFAEGMVLANYQFLKYRKDAEKIKNSLKRIYLPEDSATKQEVEELQNLLDAVCSARDLINEPPVYQTAEQLAESFKEMGKKSGFKTTIFDKKKIESLKMGGLLAVNRGSQEPPTFTIMEWKPKRAVNKQPVILVGKGVVFDTGGLSLKPTTNSMDYMKCDMAGAVAVGCTMYAIAANKLPLYVIGLVPATDNRPGENAYVPGDVVTMYDGTTVEVLNTDAEGRMILGDALSYAKKYKPELVIDVATLTGAAAIAVGSQASLLMSNASRKDTKALKNSGLEVYERLVEMPLWREYLDLMKSDIADLKNIGGSEGGAITAAKFLEHFTDYPWMHIDMPDAWYMQGRNYRMKNGSGKGVRLFYQFLKKRCNLS, via the coding sequence ATGGAGTTAAAATCAGTTGCAAAGATACAAGACAATGTTTCGGTAGTATATATAGCCGATGATCATACGCTTTGGGAGCAGTTAGGATTTAACGAAGAGCAGTTGGGATTTATCAAAAAACAAGTAGCCGCCGAAGCCTTTCCGATAGTTGTGAATGATTATCACAAATTGCGCATCATCAGTTATTTTAAAAAAGAAAACGATGTTCATATTGCACATGAAAACTGCCGGATTGCTGCTGCCGATGCCACTCAGTTGTTGAACAAATACAAAACTACGGAAGCAGTTATCAGCAACGAAAGCAGCATACCAAACGCAGCATGGCATTTTGCAGAAGGGATGGTATTAGCCAACTATCAATTTTTGAAATACCGGAAAGATGCGGAGAAGATTAAAAATTCACTCAAAAGGATTTATTTGCCCGAAGACAGCGCTACCAAACAGGAAGTAGAAGAGCTGCAAAACTTGTTGGATGCAGTTTGCTCTGCACGCGATCTGATAAACGAACCCCCTGTTTACCAAACGGCAGAACAACTTGCCGAAAGTTTTAAAGAAATGGGTAAGAAATCGGGATTTAAAACCACCATTTTTGATAAAAAGAAAATTGAAAGTTTGAAAATGGGCGGTTTGCTTGCGGTAAACCGCGGCAGTCAGGAACCTCCTACGTTTACTATTATGGAATGGAAGCCAAAACGTGCGGTCAACAAACAACCTGTCATATTAGTTGGCAAAGGAGTGGTATTTGATACTGGAGGGCTTAGTCTGAAACCCACAACCAATTCAATGGATTATATGAAATGCGACATGGCAGGCGCTGTGGCTGTAGGCTGTACGATGTATGCCATTGCCGCCAACAAGCTTCCGCTATATGTGATTGGTTTGGTTCCTGCAACCGACAACCGCCCCGGCGAAAACGCTTATGTTCCGGGTGATGTAGTTACGATGTATGACGGCACTACTGTTGAGGTGCTAAACACTGATGCCGAAGGACGAATGATTTTAGGAGATGCGTTGAGTTATGCCAAAAAATATAAACCGGAATTGGTGATAGATGTCGCAACTTTGACAGGTGCTGCCGCTATTGCTGTTGGCTCACAGGCCTCCCTTTTAATGAGTAATGCATCCAGAAAAGATACCAAAGCTTTAAAAAATAGTGGCTTAGAGGTTTATGAACGATTGGTGGAAATGCCCCTTTGGCGAGAATATTTAGACCTCATGAAATCGGATATTGCCGATTTAAAAAACATCGGCGGCTCGGAAGGTGGGGCTATCACCGCAGCCAAATTTCTCGAACATTTTACCGACTATCCCTGGATGCATATTGATATGCCTGATGCATGGTATATGCAAGGCAGAAACTACCGCATGAAGAACGGTTCGGGTAAAGGTGTGCGATTGTTTTATCAATTCCTCAAAAAACGCTGTAATCTGTCATAA
- the rsmA gene encoding ribosomal RNA small subunit methyltransferase A, whose product MRKLKQFGQHFLKHPQIAERIADSLQLEGTGSDIVVEIGPGQGILTRFLYNRSGVKLFVVEIDNRLPEILIQKYPLLEGHIIEQDVLKVHFEDYIGQEPFWMIGNFPYNISSQILFKALDYRHRLKQVVGMFQKEVAQRIVAKEGNKHYGILSVLLQAYFKTEYLFEVSPGSFDPPPKVQSAVVRLTPTEEYSHLINNHKQFKQTVKQAFNQRRKMLRNALLPFQFHFDRLPPELPQKRAEQISLNGFIDLANAMINPE is encoded by the coding sequence ATGAGAAAGCTAAAACAATTTGGGCAACATTTTTTAAAACATCCTCAAATTGCCGAACGCATAGCAGATAGCCTTCAACTGGAAGGAACGGGATCGGATATAGTGGTAGAAATCGGCCCCGGACAAGGCATCCTCACCCGGTTCCTTTACAATCGCTCCGGTGTTAAGTTGTTTGTAGTCGAAATTGACAATCGTTTACCCGAAATATTGATTCAAAAATACCCTTTATTGGAGGGGCATATCATAGAACAGGATGTGTTAAAAGTACATTTTGAGGACTATATCGGACAGGAGCCTTTTTGGATGATTGGAAACTTTCCATACAATATTTCTTCTCAGATTTTGTTCAAAGCCCTCGACTACCGTCACCGGTTGAAACAGGTGGTCGGCATGTTTCAAAAGGAAGTAGCTCAACGCATCGTGGCAAAAGAAGGCAACAAGCACTACGGTATTCTCAGCGTACTGTTGCAGGCATATTTTAAAACCGAGTATTTGTTTGAGGTAAGTCCGGGCAGTTTTGACCCTCCTCCCAAAGTTCAGTCTGCTGTTGTCCGTTTGACTCCGACCGAAGAATATTCCCATCTTATCAACAACCACAAGCAGTTTAAACAAACGGTTAAGCAGGCCTTCAACCAAAGGCGCAAAATGCTGCGCAATGCGTTACTTCCTTTTCAATTTCATTTTGACCGGCTCCCGCCCGAGCTTCCTCAAAAACGGGCAGAGCAAATCAGCCTTAACGGGTTTATTGATTTGGCTAATGCCATGATTAACCCTGAATAA